The following are encoded together in the Lathyrus oleraceus cultivar Zhongwan6 chromosome 3, CAAS_Psat_ZW6_1.0, whole genome shotgun sequence genome:
- the LOC127130132 gene encoding uncharacterized protein LOC127130132, producing the protein MKLIEHVGLMKSVTGFGKCYEVLVKEFIVNIFVDCDDNKSKEFRKVFVREKCVEFSPNVINRYMGRCDDEYTEIEVTDNQVCKEITAKQVVQWTRKRKLSVGKLSLKYAILHRIGATNWVPTNHTSTIVVGLGKFIYVVGTKTNFDFENYVFEQTFKHVGACVVKMPIAFCSLICGIILSQHPGILNSVDVASKRESPFSLHYMLFAWTHVLDIVLTSDKESVGSTSGAGLIIELKDTCKALDDIIKTFTKRKIRLERLIKSLAEESPDKSVAGDAEEGDKEEEDVAASATSADESDASSHI; encoded by the coding sequence ATGAAACTCATTGAACATGTAGGTTTGATGAAAAGTGTTACAGGCTTTGGAAAATGCTATGAGGTGCTAGTGAAGGAATTTATTGTAAACATCTTTGTTGACTGTGATGACAATAAAAGCAAGGAGTTTAGAAAGGTTTTTGTGAGAGAAAAATGTGTGGAATTTTCACCTAATGTGATTAATAGGTACATGGGCAGATGTGACGATGAATACACTGAGATAGAGGTGACTGACAACCAGGTTTGCAAGGAAATTACAGCAAAACAGGTTGTACAATGGACTAGAAAAAGAAAGTTGTCAGTTGGAAAGTTAAGTCTAAAGTATGCAATCCTTCATAGGATTGGTGCTACTAATTGGGTTCCCACAAACCATACATCAACCATCGTCGTTGGATTGGGGAAGTTCATCTATGTAGTTGGTACCAAGACCAACTTTGATTTTGAAAATTATGTTTTTGAACAAACATTCAAGCATGTTGGTGCTTGTGTAGTGAAGATGCCCATTGCATTTTGTTCACTTATATGTGGAATCATTCTTAGTCAACACCCAGGTATCCTGAATAGTGTTGATGTTGCTAGCAAGAGGGAATCTCCATTTTCTCTTCACTACATGTTGTTTGCATGGACACATGTCCTAGATATTGTCTTGACATCTGACAAAGAGTCTGTCGGTTCAACCTCCGGGGCTGGTCTGATTATTGAATTAAAAGACACCTGCAAAGCTTTAGATGATATTATCAAGACCTTCACTAAAAGGAAGATCAGGCTTGAGAGGCTGATCAAATCTTTAGCTGAAGAGAGTCCTGATAAGAGTGTGGCTGGTGATGCTGAAGAAGGAGATAAAGAAGAAGAGGATGTTGCTGCTAGTGCAACCTCTGCAGATGAATCAGATGCTTCTTCTCACATATGA